The sequence AATTTCAATCTTTCCAATCCGGCATCATCGTAGTTGCGGACATCAAAGTTTTCACGAGTGGCAACAGCGGGCTCTTTAACGAACCCGTCTGACATTGCATCAGAAAGGGGGTAACTGTATATGACATTCTTAAATGGCTCCGGGTTACCGCCTTTCTCAACTTGAGGCGTTGCTGTAAGCTCAAGGCCAAGGATCGGCTTAAGCTCACTGATCGCCTTCATTCCCGCTGATGCCCGGTAGCGATGCGATTCATCCATCAGGAGCACCAGATCATTCAGATTGGATAGATATTCAAAATAGCTCTGTCCGATGTATTCATGGAGCCGCCGGAAGCGAGGGATGTTGCTCTTGATGGCTCCTTTCGGTGTCTCCGTACTGGTGATTTTGGAGATGTTAAAGATGTTGATATGGATCGGCGTCTCCCGCTCTATACCCGGCAGATAATCCTTCTGCCGGATACCGCGACCGGTCTCGTAGTTGTCGCCGGTGATGATCTCCGGTGGTGTAACGGAGAACTCTGCAATGCCCTGGAAGACATATTTGGGGGTATTGGGAGTAAAGTCCGTAGTGAGCTTGTTATAAATAGTGAGATTTGGCGCAAGCACAAAGAAATGGCGGATGTTCCTGGTCTTGAAGAGGTATGCGATGAACGCTCCCATGAGACGCGTTTTTCCTACGCCGGTTGCCAGTGCGAAGCAAAGGGATGGAAAATCGCGCTCGAAGTCCGAGACCGAAGGGAACTCGGATTGAATTACATTGAGTGCCTGTACAAGGTCGGAATTCTTCTCAAGCGGGATGATATCGCAAACCCTGGCAAGAATCTCAAGCGATTTGCGTTGCGGCGGACGGAGGCTCAGGCGATTGGCAATCGTGTTGACGTGGGAGCCGTTCATTTCTTTTTCCTCCGGCCTTTGTGTTCAAGTTGCTTGGCGATCTTCTCAAATTCCTCTTCTTCTTTGGCCGCTTCTTCGACAAGGCGGCGCCGGTTAAATTTCTCGTATTCCTCCAGTGCCAGGGCCTTGGCTACCTCCATTGACGCCTTCCCCGCATCTTTAAGAATAGCGCGTTCGTTGAATTTGAGAAAAGCGTCAATTTTTTCACGCCAATCACGCATGTAAAGGGGTTTCCGGCGACGGGCCTGATCCTCTGCATAATCAAGATACATGACGACGATCCTATTAAGTTCGCCAATTTCCTCGATGCTCAGGTAATTCTTGGCAACAGCGACATCGGTCCTGCGAACTTTGGACCCTTTCCAACTCGTCAGCCCCATGTTCGCTTTGGAGAAATCCGCGCGTTCTGCAATCAACTCCGCTGCTGTCTTGCCGGTAATGGCCCAGTGAAGTTTGTTCTGTACGATCTGAAAGAACTCCTTTGTTTGTTCCGCCTCGGCGTCGTAGTCAATCGCCAATTTATAGATGTCCCTGATTTTCTGGTAGAAGCGTTTTTCGGATGCACGGATATCACGAATGCGCTCAAGTAGTTCATCAAAGTAATCTGCCCCTATGTTCCGGCCTTCCTTGAGCCGCTCGTCATCCATCGTAAAGCCCTTGACCAGATACTCCCGCAACCGTTCGGTCGCCCACCTTCGGAACTGCGTGCCACGATAAGACTTCACACGGTAGCCGACGGATATGATCACGTCCAGGTTGTAGTACTCCAGACTGCGTGAGACCTTCCGTGCTCC comes from Candidatus Eisenbacteria bacterium and encodes:
- a CDS encoding DEAD/DEAH box helicase family protein, yielding MNGSHVNTIANRLSLRPPQRKSLEILARVCDIIPLEKNSDLVQALNVIQSEFPSVSDFERDFPSLCFALATGVGKTRLMGAFIAYLFKTRNIRHFFVLAPNLTIYNKLTTDFTPNTPKYVFQGIAEFSVTPPEIITGDNYETGRGIRQKDYLPGIERETPIHINIFNISKITSTETPKGAIKSNIPRFRRLHEYIGQSYFEYLSNLNDLVLLMDESHRYRASAGMKAISELKPILGLELTATPQVEKGGNPEPFKNVIYSYPLSDAMSDGFVKEPAVATRENFDVRNYDDAGLERLKLEDGVRIHENSKVELEIYARENGRSIVKPFLLVIARDTEHANSLMKIIEDETFFEGRYKGKVIQVHSKQSGEERDETIEQLINVEKPENPTEIVIHVNMLKEGW
- a CDS encoding virulence RhuM family protein; this translates as MTDHLPEKRTPSSEILFYQTEDGRSQIEVRLDQNTVWLSQSLMAELFQTTKQNISLHLQNIYAEGELVREGTVKEYLTVQQEGARKVSRSLEYYNLDVIISVGYRVKSYRGTQFRRWATERLREYLVKGFTMDDERLKEGRNIGADYFDELLERIRDIRASEKRFYQKIRDIYKLAIDYDAEAEQTKEFFQIVQNKLHWAITGKTAAELIAERADFSKANMGLTSWKGSKVRRTDVAVAKNYLSIEEIGELNRIVVMYLDYAEDQARRRKPLYMRDWREKIDAFLKFNERAILKDAGKASMEVAKALALEEYEKFNRRRLVEEAAKEEEEFEKIAKQLEHKGRRKKK